From the genome of Miscanthus floridulus cultivar M001 chromosome 10, ASM1932011v1, whole genome shotgun sequence, one region includes:
- the LOC136488030 gene encoding putative disease resistance protein At1g50180, which produces MAEANIGPLVVKLQELAVSESRALVAVNDDIRSLRDKLMWMQAFLRDADPRRRIVPDEASRVWLHQTRDAAFDAEDAVDQYFLLVDLSRYILHTYIHHEKDRTIVSVVARVLKTTAYI; this is translated from the exons ATGGCAGAAGCGAACATCGGTCCCCTGGTGGTGAAGCTGCAGGAGCTCGCCGTCAGCGAGTCGCGGGCGCTGGTGGCGGTGAACGACGACATCCGGAGCCTCCGGGACAAGCTCATGTGGATGCAGGCCTTCCTGCGTGACGCCGACCCGCGGCGCCGCATCGTCCCGGACGAGGCCAGCCGGGTGTGGCTGCACCAGACGCGCGACGCCGCCTTCGACGCCGAGGACGCCGTCGACCAGTATTTCCTCCTCGTCGACCTATCCAGGTATATTTTGCACACATATATACATCATGAGAAAGATCGGACCA TTGTTTCAGTAGTAGCACGTGTACTGAAAACCACGGCCTACATTTAG